A part of Aegilops tauschii subsp. strangulata cultivar AL8/78 chromosome 2, Aet v6.0, whole genome shotgun sequence genomic DNA contains:
- the LOC109738154 gene encoding protein DETOXIFICATION 16 isoform X1 produces MSPTMEEPLVGGNGSTDKTGGPKESLVVTEVKKQLYLAGPLIAGCLLQNVVQMISVMFVGHLGELALSSASIATSFAGVTGFSLLAGMASSLDTLCGQAFGAKQYYLLGIYKQRAILVLTLVSVVVAVVWAYTGQILLLFGQDPEIAMGAGSYIRWMIPALFVYGPLQCHVRFLQTQNIVLPVMASSGVTALSHVLVCWLLVYKLGLGNKGAALANAISYLANVSILALYIRLSPSCKSTWTGVSKEAFRGIVSFMKLAVPSALMVCLEWWSFELLVLLSGLLPNPKLEASVLSISLNTGSLAFMIPFGLGAAISTRVSNELGAGRPEAACLATRVIMVLGLATGVSLGLIMISVRNLWGYAYSNEKEVVEYIARMMPILSVSIIFDDLQCVLSGVVRGCGLQKIGACVNLSAYYLVGIPAALCFAFVYQLGGMGLWFGIICGLVVQMMLLLAITMCTNWDKEALKAKDRVFSSSLPLDMTT; encoded by the exons ATGTCGCCAACCATGGAGGAGCCCCTTGTTGGGGGCAACGGCAGCACTGACAAGACAGGAGGGCCAAAGGAGAGCTTGGTGGTGACCGAGGTCAAGAAGCAGCTGTACCTGGCTGGGCCTCTCATCGCCGGATGCCTGCTGCAGAACGTCGTGCAGATGATCTCGGTCATGTTCGTCGGCCATCTCGGTGAGCTCGCTCTCTCGAGTGCCTCCATCGCCACCTCCTTTGCCGGTGTCACCGGCTTCAGCTTGTTG GCTGGCATGGCGAGCAGCTTGGACACACTGTGTGGGCAAGCCTTCGGGGCGAAACAGTACTATCTGCTCGGCATCTACAAGCAGAGGGCGATCCTTGTGCTCACGCTGGTGAGCGTTGTGGTTGCGGTGGTCTGGGCCTACACCGGGCAGATCCTCCTGCTCTTCGGCCAGGACCCGGAGATCGCCATGGGGGCGGGGAGCTACATCCGGTGGATGATTCCGGCACTGTTCGTCTACGGGCCGCTGCAGTGCCACGTCCGGTTCCTCCAGACGCAGAACATTGTCCTCCCGGTGATGGCGAGCTCGGGCGTCACGGCGCTGAGCCACGTGCTCGTGTGCTGGTTGCTGGTGTACAAGCTTGGGCTGGGCAACAAGGGCGCTGCCCTGGCCAACGCCATCTCGTACCTGGCCAACGTGTCAATCCTGGCTCTCTACATCAGGCTCTCTCCATCCTGCAAGAGCACTTGGACAGGGGTCTCAAAGGAGGCGTTCCGCGGCATCGTTAGCTTCATGAAGCTCGCCGTGCCATCTGCGCTCATGGTTTG CTTAGAGTGGTGGTCGTTTGAGCTGTTGGTGCTTCTCTCCGGCCTTCTCCCAAATCCTAAGCTGGAGGCATCCGTGCTGTCCATCAG CTTAAACACAGGTTCGTTGGCATTCATGATCCCCTTCGGGCTTGGGGCAGCCATAAG CACCCGTGTCTCGAACGAGCTTGGTGCTGGGCGACCGGAAGCTGCATGTCTGGCTACTCGTGTGATCATGGTTCTGGGTCTCGCGACGGGTGTGTCGCTAGGACTTATTATGATTTCAGTGCGCAATCTATGGGGGTATGCatatagcaacgagaaggaagtgGTGGAGTACATTGCGAGGATGATGCCTATTCTCTCCGTGTCCATCATTTTCGACGATCTGCAATGTGTTCTTTCAG GTGTTGTTAGGGGTTGTGGTTTGCAAAAGATCGGTGCTTGTGTCAACCTCAGTGCATACTACCTTGTCGGCATCCCGGCGGCGCTATGCTTTGCCTTTGTCTACCAACTTGGCGGAATG GGGCTGTGGTTCGGAATAATCTGCGGACTAGTCGTGCAGATGATGTTGCTGCTGGCCATTACCATGTGCACCAACTGGGATAAAGAG GCTCTCAAGGCAAAGGACAGAGTCTTCAGTTCGTCCCTGCCTCTTGACATGACGACATGA
- the LOC109738154 gene encoding protein DETOXIFICATION 16 isoform X2 produces the protein MASSLDTLCGQAFGAKQYYLLGIYKQRAILVLTLVSVVVAVVWAYTGQILLLFGQDPEIAMGAGSYIRWMIPALFVYGPLQCHVRFLQTQNIVLPVMASSGVTALSHVLVCWLLVYKLGLGNKGAALANAISYLANVSILALYIRLSPSCKSTWTGVSKEAFRGIVSFMKLAVPSALMVCLEWWSFELLVLLSGLLPNPKLEASVLSISLNTGSLAFMIPFGLGAAISTRVSNELGAGRPEAACLATRVIMVLGLATGVSLGLIMISVRNLWGYAYSNEKEVVEYIARMMPILSVSIIFDDLQCVLSGVVRGCGLQKIGACVNLSAYYLVGIPAALCFAFVYQLGGMGLWFGIICGLVVQMMLLLAITMCTNWDKEALKAKDRVFSSSLPLDMTT, from the exons ATGGCGAGCAGCTTGGACACACTGTGTGGGCAAGCCTTCGGGGCGAAACAGTACTATCTGCTCGGCATCTACAAGCAGAGGGCGATCCTTGTGCTCACGCTGGTGAGCGTTGTGGTTGCGGTGGTCTGGGCCTACACCGGGCAGATCCTCCTGCTCTTCGGCCAGGACCCGGAGATCGCCATGGGGGCGGGGAGCTACATCCGGTGGATGATTCCGGCACTGTTCGTCTACGGGCCGCTGCAGTGCCACGTCCGGTTCCTCCAGACGCAGAACATTGTCCTCCCGGTGATGGCGAGCTCGGGCGTCACGGCGCTGAGCCACGTGCTCGTGTGCTGGTTGCTGGTGTACAAGCTTGGGCTGGGCAACAAGGGCGCTGCCCTGGCCAACGCCATCTCGTACCTGGCCAACGTGTCAATCCTGGCTCTCTACATCAGGCTCTCTCCATCCTGCAAGAGCACTTGGACAGGGGTCTCAAAGGAGGCGTTCCGCGGCATCGTTAGCTTCATGAAGCTCGCCGTGCCATCTGCGCTCATGGTTTG CTTAGAGTGGTGGTCGTTTGAGCTGTTGGTGCTTCTCTCCGGCCTTCTCCCAAATCCTAAGCTGGAGGCATCCGTGCTGTCCATCAG CTTAAACACAGGTTCGTTGGCATTCATGATCCCCTTCGGGCTTGGGGCAGCCATAAG CACCCGTGTCTCGAACGAGCTTGGTGCTGGGCGACCGGAAGCTGCATGTCTGGCTACTCGTGTGATCATGGTTCTGGGTCTCGCGACGGGTGTGTCGCTAGGACTTATTATGATTTCAGTGCGCAATCTATGGGGGTATGCatatagcaacgagaaggaagtgGTGGAGTACATTGCGAGGATGATGCCTATTCTCTCCGTGTCCATCATTTTCGACGATCTGCAATGTGTTCTTTCAG GTGTTGTTAGGGGTTGTGGTTTGCAAAAGATCGGTGCTTGTGTCAACCTCAGTGCATACTACCTTGTCGGCATCCCGGCGGCGCTATGCTTTGCCTTTGTCTACCAACTTGGCGGAATG GGGCTGTGGTTCGGAATAATCTGCGGACTAGTCGTGCAGATGATGTTGCTGCTGGCCATTACCATGTGCACCAACTGGGATAAAGAG GCTCTCAAGGCAAAGGACAGAGTCTTCAGTTCGTCCCTGCCTCTTGACATGACGACATGA
- the LOC109738176 gene encoding large ribosomal subunit protein uL29y — protein sequence MARIKVHELRGKNKADLQGQLKDLKAELSLLRVAKVTGGAPNKLSKIKVVRTSIARVLTVISQKQKSALREAYKNKRLPLDLRPKKTRAIRRRLTKHQLSLKTEREKKREKYFPMRKYAIKA from the exons ATGG CCCGGATCAAGGTGCACGAGCTGAGGGGGAAGAACAAGGCGGATCTGCAGGGCCAGCTCAAGGACCTCAAGGCGGAGCTCTCCCTCCTCCGCGTCGCCAAGGTCACCGGCGGCGCCCCCAACAAGCTCTCGAAGAT CAAGGTGGTGCGCACCTCGATTGCGAGGGTGCTCACGGTGATCTCGCAGAAGCAGAAGTCGGCGCTGAGGGAGGCGTACAAGAACAAGCGGCTCCCGCTCGACCTCCGCCCCAAGAAGACCCGCGCCATCCGCAGGCGTCTCACAAAGCACCAG CTCTCCTTGAAGACCGAGAGGGAGAAGAAGCGTGAGAAGTACTTCCCCATGAGGAAGTATGCTATCAAGGCCTAG